The proteins below come from a single Papaver somniferum cultivar HN1 chromosome 11, ASM357369v1, whole genome shotgun sequence genomic window:
- the LOC113321083 gene encoding uncharacterized protein LOC113321083 isoform X1, translating into MSAKEIGDNRPNQEMTEIKELLKVLVQSQDQQAEAQAQQANTQNQMLEVLRRIDIASNKQTEADTVKNISDDSEEITKEPGGDGTDGKENQPPKVEEVIRKAEYYPDRNDLLHAGDCEKTIEFLKNNPEVVNQGVTHRSHTVLHIAIFDKRGMKLIEEIVKLMSPEFLEYRAGVYNYTALHYAAQDGNFEAVVLLITKNPRLPLLRDKRGFTPLDIALQNVSIYQKEVVEYLYSVTKDVVDENPFSGVEGASTLCELIQAYFYDIALCLVMKFPTLATTKSNRFGMCGLEMMVRRPFAFQSGAKLTWWHNLIYSLIQVDMKTTCIQSVEPAECTIRDEENPAPENLDANKIQESSKVPSSTTYKGHIMPYLTRAIGIEHLYKQKLVHQQANALIKQIIVDICKSTTLLNFLRKNPNIMKKAIKHGIIEFVAECLEKNNNLIFYKIPVENMLQMAITERKEIIVTFICKTADKLGDKNYLVSKRDADNNTILHHAAKLAPLAQLSLVSGAALQMQREMQWYKGIKSILRESDRYTRNENGDTAKFIFTEAHKDLVKEGRDWLKDTSGSCMIVGALIATVAFAAAFTVPGGNISESNNAMNGTPIFLGQSSFTVFAVSDALALFSSITSVLMFLAIYTSRFAEGDFLKSLPQKLIFGLATLFISMVAILVAFGASLLIVVGSRFGQALIPITLFGCCPLALFAWLQLPLFVEMVRTTYCGGLFKKHAFVDISSQYKSRIKKKKN; encoded by the exons AAATGACAGAGATTAAAGAGTTACTTAAAGTACTCGTTCAATCTCAAGACCAACAAGCAGAAGCTCAAGCACAACAAGCAAATACTCAAAATCAAATGCTAGAGGTATTAAGAAGAATTGACATTGCTAGTAATAAACAAACAG AAGCAGATACTGTCAAAAACATTAGTGATGATTCTGAAGAGATCACAAAGGAACCTGGTGGTGATGGCACTGATGGGAAAGAAAATCAGCCACCAAAAGTCG AGGAAGTAATTCGCAAAGCGGAATATTACCCCGATAGAAATGACTTATTGCATGCTGGTGACTGCGAAAAGACGATCGAGTTTCTTAAAAACAATCCTGAAGTTGTCAACCAAGGAGTAACACATAGATCACATACAGTATTACATATAGCTATATTCGATAAGAGAGGAATGAAGCTTATTGAGGAAATTGTGAAACTTATGTCACCAGAATTTCTCGAATACAGAGCTGGGGTATATAATTACACAGCACTTCACTACGCTGCCCAGGATGGAAATTTCGAAGCTGTTGTATTATTGATAACTAAGAATCCGAGGTTGCCTCTGCTACGTGATAAAAGAGGATTTACACCACTCGATATAGCTCTTCAAAATGTTTCAATTTACCAGAAGGAGGTAGTTGAGTATCTTTACTCTGTAACTAAAGACGTGGTAGACGAGAATCCATTCTCGGGGGTTGAGGGTGCTTCTACTTTATGCGAATTAATTCAGGCCTATTTCTACG ATATAGCACTCTGCCTAGTCATGAAGTTTCCCACACTGGCTACGACGAAATCAAATAGATTTGGTATGTGCGGATTGGAGATGATGGTTCGGAGGCCCTTTGCATTCCAAAGTGGCGCTAAGCTGACATGGTGGCACAACCTCATTTATTCGT TAATTCAAGTGGATATGAAAACTACATGTATCCAATCAGTGGAACCAGCCGAATGCACCATTAGAGACGAAGAGAACCCTGCGCCAGAAAACTTAGATGCCAACAAAATACAAGAAAGCTCAAAAGTCCCCTCATCAACTACTTATAAAGGACACATCATGCCTTATCTAACACGCG CGATTGGCATCGAACATCTATATAAACAGAAGCTGGTGCACCAACAAGCAAATGCATTGATTAAGCAAATAATAGTAGATATCTGCAAGTCCACTACATTATTAAACTTTTTGAGGAAAAACCCAAACATCATGAAGAAAGCTATAAAGCATGGGATCATAGAATTCGTAGCGGAGTGTCTGGAAAAGAATAATAATCTCATTTTTTATAAGATACCAGTAGAAAACATGTTACAGATGGCTATTACAGAACGGAAGGAAATCATAGTCACATTCATATGTAAAACCGCTGACAAACTTGGAGATAAGAATTATCTAGTTTCTAAAAGAGATGCGGACAACAATACCATTTTGCATCATGCTGCCAAGCTAGCGCCTTTAGCTCAACTCAGTCTAGTCTCAGGTGCAGCGCTCCAAATGCAACGAGAAATGCAATGGTATAAG GGGATAAAAAGTATCTTACGTGAAAGTGATCGGTACACGAGAAATGAAAATGGAGATACAGCTAAATTTATATTTACCGAGGCACACAAGGATTTAGTGAAAGAGGGACGAGATTGGTTGAAAGATACATCTGGATCGTGCATGATAGTTGGTGCCTTAATCGCAACTGTGGCATTTGCAGCTGCTTTCACTGTGCCAGGAGGTAACATCAGTGAAAGTAACAACGCTATGAACGGCACCCCAATTTTTTTGGGACAGTCCTCATTCACTGTGTTTGCAGTGTCAGACGCCTTAGctctattttcttcaatcacaTCCGTGCTCATGTTCTTAGCAATATATACTTCGAGATTTGCCGAAGGAGATTTTCTAAAGTCTCTACCACAAAAGTTAATATTCGGTCTTGCAACTCTCTTTATATCTATGGTGGCTATTTTGGTAGCTTTCGGCGCATCACTGCTTATAGTCGTTGGAAGCAGATTTGGGCAGGCCTTAATTCCAATAACCTTGTTTGGTTGTTGTCCATTGGCCCTCTTTGCATGGTTGCAATTGCCATTGTTTGTTGAAATGGTTCGTACTACATATTGCGGTGGTCTCTTTAAGAAACATGCATTTGTCGATATTTCCTCTCAGTACAAATCgaggataaagaaaaagaaaaattaa
- the LOC113321083 gene encoding uncharacterized protein LOC113321083 isoform X2, whose protein sequence is MSAKEIGDNRPNQEMTEIKELLKVLVQSQDQQAEAQAQQANTQNQMLEVLRRIDIASNKQTDTVKNISDDSEEITKEPGGDGTDGKENQPPKVEEVIRKAEYYPDRNDLLHAGDCEKTIEFLKNNPEVVNQGVTHRSHTVLHIAIFDKRGMKLIEEIVKLMSPEFLEYRAGVYNYTALHYAAQDGNFEAVVLLITKNPRLPLLRDKRGFTPLDIALQNVSIYQKEVVEYLYSVTKDVVDENPFSGVEGASTLCELIQAYFYDIALCLVMKFPTLATTKSNRFGMCGLEMMVRRPFAFQSGAKLTWWHNLIYSLIQVDMKTTCIQSVEPAECTIRDEENPAPENLDANKIQESSKVPSSTTYKGHIMPYLTRAIGIEHLYKQKLVHQQANALIKQIIVDICKSTTLLNFLRKNPNIMKKAIKHGIIEFVAECLEKNNNLIFYKIPVENMLQMAITERKEIIVTFICKTADKLGDKNYLVSKRDADNNTILHHAAKLAPLAQLSLVSGAALQMQREMQWYKGIKSILRESDRYTRNENGDTAKFIFTEAHKDLVKEGRDWLKDTSGSCMIVGALIATVAFAAAFTVPGGNISESNNAMNGTPIFLGQSSFTVFAVSDALALFSSITSVLMFLAIYTSRFAEGDFLKSLPQKLIFGLATLFISMVAILVAFGASLLIVVGSRFGQALIPITLFGCCPLALFAWLQLPLFVEMVRTTYCGGLFKKHAFVDISSQYKSRIKKKKN, encoded by the exons AAATGACAGAGATTAAAGAGTTACTTAAAGTACTCGTTCAATCTCAAGACCAACAAGCAGAAGCTCAAGCACAACAAGCAAATACTCAAAATCAAATGCTAGAGGTATTAAGAAGAATTGACATTGCTAGTAATAAACAAACAG ATACTGTCAAAAACATTAGTGATGATTCTGAAGAGATCACAAAGGAACCTGGTGGTGATGGCACTGATGGGAAAGAAAATCAGCCACCAAAAGTCG AGGAAGTAATTCGCAAAGCGGAATATTACCCCGATAGAAATGACTTATTGCATGCTGGTGACTGCGAAAAGACGATCGAGTTTCTTAAAAACAATCCTGAAGTTGTCAACCAAGGAGTAACACATAGATCACATACAGTATTACATATAGCTATATTCGATAAGAGAGGAATGAAGCTTATTGAGGAAATTGTGAAACTTATGTCACCAGAATTTCTCGAATACAGAGCTGGGGTATATAATTACACAGCACTTCACTACGCTGCCCAGGATGGAAATTTCGAAGCTGTTGTATTATTGATAACTAAGAATCCGAGGTTGCCTCTGCTACGTGATAAAAGAGGATTTACACCACTCGATATAGCTCTTCAAAATGTTTCAATTTACCAGAAGGAGGTAGTTGAGTATCTTTACTCTGTAACTAAAGACGTGGTAGACGAGAATCCATTCTCGGGGGTTGAGGGTGCTTCTACTTTATGCGAATTAATTCAGGCCTATTTCTACG ATATAGCACTCTGCCTAGTCATGAAGTTTCCCACACTGGCTACGACGAAATCAAATAGATTTGGTATGTGCGGATTGGAGATGATGGTTCGGAGGCCCTTTGCATTCCAAAGTGGCGCTAAGCTGACATGGTGGCACAACCTCATTTATTCGT TAATTCAAGTGGATATGAAAACTACATGTATCCAATCAGTGGAACCAGCCGAATGCACCATTAGAGACGAAGAGAACCCTGCGCCAGAAAACTTAGATGCCAACAAAATACAAGAAAGCTCAAAAGTCCCCTCATCAACTACTTATAAAGGACACATCATGCCTTATCTAACACGCG CGATTGGCATCGAACATCTATATAAACAGAAGCTGGTGCACCAACAAGCAAATGCATTGATTAAGCAAATAATAGTAGATATCTGCAAGTCCACTACATTATTAAACTTTTTGAGGAAAAACCCAAACATCATGAAGAAAGCTATAAAGCATGGGATCATAGAATTCGTAGCGGAGTGTCTGGAAAAGAATAATAATCTCATTTTTTATAAGATACCAGTAGAAAACATGTTACAGATGGCTATTACAGAACGGAAGGAAATCATAGTCACATTCATATGTAAAACCGCTGACAAACTTGGAGATAAGAATTATCTAGTTTCTAAAAGAGATGCGGACAACAATACCATTTTGCATCATGCTGCCAAGCTAGCGCCTTTAGCTCAACTCAGTCTAGTCTCAGGTGCAGCGCTCCAAATGCAACGAGAAATGCAATGGTATAAG GGGATAAAAAGTATCTTACGTGAAAGTGATCGGTACACGAGAAATGAAAATGGAGATACAGCTAAATTTATATTTACCGAGGCACACAAGGATTTAGTGAAAGAGGGACGAGATTGGTTGAAAGATACATCTGGATCGTGCATGATAGTTGGTGCCTTAATCGCAACTGTGGCATTTGCAGCTGCTTTCACTGTGCCAGGAGGTAACATCAGTGAAAGTAACAACGCTATGAACGGCACCCCAATTTTTTTGGGACAGTCCTCATTCACTGTGTTTGCAGTGTCAGACGCCTTAGctctattttcttcaatcacaTCCGTGCTCATGTTCTTAGCAATATATACTTCGAGATTTGCCGAAGGAGATTTTCTAAAGTCTCTACCACAAAAGTTAATATTCGGTCTTGCAACTCTCTTTATATCTATGGTGGCTATTTTGGTAGCTTTCGGCGCATCACTGCTTATAGTCGTTGGAAGCAGATTTGGGCAGGCCTTAATTCCAATAACCTTGTTTGGTTGTTGTCCATTGGCCCTCTTTGCATGGTTGCAATTGCCATTGTTTGTTGAAATGGTTCGTACTACATATTGCGGTGGTCTCTTTAAGAAACATGCATTTGTCGATATTTCCTCTCAGTACAAATCgaggataaagaaaaagaaaaattaa
- the LOC113321083 gene encoding uncharacterized protein LOC113321083 isoform X3 encodes MSAKEIGDNRPNQEMTEIKELLKVLVQSQDQQAEAQAQQANTQNQMLEVLRRIDIASNKQTEADTVKNISDDSEEITKEPGGDGTDGKENQPPKVEEVIRKAEYYPDRNDLLHAGDCEKTIEFLKNNPEVVNQGVTHRSHTVLHIAIFDKRGMKLIEEIVKLMSPEFLEYRAGVYNYTALHYAAQDGNFEAVVLLITKNPRLPLLRDKRGFTPLDIALQNVSIYQKEVVEYLYSVTKDVVDENPFSGVEGASTLCELIQAYFYALCLVMKFPTLATTKSNRFGMCGLEMMVRRPFAFQSGAKLTWWHNLIYSLIQVDMKTTCIQSVEPAECTIRDEENPAPENLDANKIQESSKVPSSTTYKGHIMPYLTRAIGIEHLYKQKLVHQQANALIKQIIVDICKSTTLLNFLRKNPNIMKKAIKHGIIEFVAECLEKNNNLIFYKIPVENMLQMAITERKEIIVTFICKTADKLGDKNYLVSKRDADNNTILHHAAKLAPLAQLSLVSGAALQMQREMQWYKGIKSILRESDRYTRNENGDTAKFIFTEAHKDLVKEGRDWLKDTSGSCMIVGALIATVAFAAAFTVPGGNISESNNAMNGTPIFLGQSSFTVFAVSDALALFSSITSVLMFLAIYTSRFAEGDFLKSLPQKLIFGLATLFISMVAILVAFGASLLIVVGSRFGQALIPITLFGCCPLALFAWLQLPLFVEMVRTTYCGGLFKKHAFVDISSQYKSRIKKKKN; translated from the exons AAATGACAGAGATTAAAGAGTTACTTAAAGTACTCGTTCAATCTCAAGACCAACAAGCAGAAGCTCAAGCACAACAAGCAAATACTCAAAATCAAATGCTAGAGGTATTAAGAAGAATTGACATTGCTAGTAATAAACAAACAG AAGCAGATACTGTCAAAAACATTAGTGATGATTCTGAAGAGATCACAAAGGAACCTGGTGGTGATGGCACTGATGGGAAAGAAAATCAGCCACCAAAAGTCG AGGAAGTAATTCGCAAAGCGGAATATTACCCCGATAGAAATGACTTATTGCATGCTGGTGACTGCGAAAAGACGATCGAGTTTCTTAAAAACAATCCTGAAGTTGTCAACCAAGGAGTAACACATAGATCACATACAGTATTACATATAGCTATATTCGATAAGAGAGGAATGAAGCTTATTGAGGAAATTGTGAAACTTATGTCACCAGAATTTCTCGAATACAGAGCTGGGGTATATAATTACACAGCACTTCACTACGCTGCCCAGGATGGAAATTTCGAAGCTGTTGTATTATTGATAACTAAGAATCCGAGGTTGCCTCTGCTACGTGATAAAAGAGGATTTACACCACTCGATATAGCTCTTCAAAATGTTTCAATTTACCAGAAGGAGGTAGTTGAGTATCTTTACTCTGTAACTAAAGACGTGGTAGACGAGAATCCATTCTCGGGGGTTGAGGGTGCTTCTACTTTATGCGAATTAATTCAGGCCTATTTCTACG CACTCTGCCTAGTCATGAAGTTTCCCACACTGGCTACGACGAAATCAAATAGATTTGGTATGTGCGGATTGGAGATGATGGTTCGGAGGCCCTTTGCATTCCAAAGTGGCGCTAAGCTGACATGGTGGCACAACCTCATTTATTCGT TAATTCAAGTGGATATGAAAACTACATGTATCCAATCAGTGGAACCAGCCGAATGCACCATTAGAGACGAAGAGAACCCTGCGCCAGAAAACTTAGATGCCAACAAAATACAAGAAAGCTCAAAAGTCCCCTCATCAACTACTTATAAAGGACACATCATGCCTTATCTAACACGCG CGATTGGCATCGAACATCTATATAAACAGAAGCTGGTGCACCAACAAGCAAATGCATTGATTAAGCAAATAATAGTAGATATCTGCAAGTCCACTACATTATTAAACTTTTTGAGGAAAAACCCAAACATCATGAAGAAAGCTATAAAGCATGGGATCATAGAATTCGTAGCGGAGTGTCTGGAAAAGAATAATAATCTCATTTTTTATAAGATACCAGTAGAAAACATGTTACAGATGGCTATTACAGAACGGAAGGAAATCATAGTCACATTCATATGTAAAACCGCTGACAAACTTGGAGATAAGAATTATCTAGTTTCTAAAAGAGATGCGGACAACAATACCATTTTGCATCATGCTGCCAAGCTAGCGCCTTTAGCTCAACTCAGTCTAGTCTCAGGTGCAGCGCTCCAAATGCAACGAGAAATGCAATGGTATAAG GGGATAAAAAGTATCTTACGTGAAAGTGATCGGTACACGAGAAATGAAAATGGAGATACAGCTAAATTTATATTTACCGAGGCACACAAGGATTTAGTGAAAGAGGGACGAGATTGGTTGAAAGATACATCTGGATCGTGCATGATAGTTGGTGCCTTAATCGCAACTGTGGCATTTGCAGCTGCTTTCACTGTGCCAGGAGGTAACATCAGTGAAAGTAACAACGCTATGAACGGCACCCCAATTTTTTTGGGACAGTCCTCATTCACTGTGTTTGCAGTGTCAGACGCCTTAGctctattttcttcaatcacaTCCGTGCTCATGTTCTTAGCAATATATACTTCGAGATTTGCCGAAGGAGATTTTCTAAAGTCTCTACCACAAAAGTTAATATTCGGTCTTGCAACTCTCTTTATATCTATGGTGGCTATTTTGGTAGCTTTCGGCGCATCACTGCTTATAGTCGTTGGAAGCAGATTTGGGCAGGCCTTAATTCCAATAACCTTGTTTGGTTGTTGTCCATTGGCCCTCTTTGCATGGTTGCAATTGCCATTGTTTGTTGAAATGGTTCGTACTACATATTGCGGTGGTCTCTTTAAGAAACATGCATTTGTCGATATTTCCTCTCAGTACAAATCgaggataaagaaaaagaaaaattaa